From Paracoccus suum, the proteins below share one genomic window:
- a CDS encoding dihydrodipicolinate synthase family protein produces the protein MLLDETARGVFVISVTPFTEDGSLDLDSTDRLVDFYREKGATGLTVLGMMGEAPKLTADESAAFVQRVLDRAGSDLPVVVGVSAPGFAAMKELSDRVMQMGAAGVMVAPPSALRTDQQLYGYFTGVADVIGADVPFVLQDFPLATSVQMSADLIIRIIRDVPSCVMLKHEDWPGLAKIDALRAAGRKDGLRRISILAGNGGMFLPEELRRGSDGAMTGFGYPEMMADVQAAHDRGDTDRAQDLFDAYLPLARYEQQPGLGLALRKAILARRGAIASAHARRPAPKLSPADMADIEFLITRQERRLKELN, from the coding sequence ATGCTTCTGGATGAAACCGCGCGCGGCGTATTCGTAATTTCCGTCACGCCTTTTACCGAGGACGGCAGTCTCGACCTCGACAGCACCGACCGGCTTGTCGATTTCTACCGTGAAAAGGGCGCGACGGGCCTGACTGTCCTCGGAATGATGGGCGAGGCGCCCAAGCTGACGGCCGACGAATCCGCCGCCTTCGTGCAGCGCGTGCTGGACCGCGCCGGTTCCGACCTGCCGGTCGTCGTGGGCGTCTCGGCCCCCGGGTTTGCTGCGATGAAGGAGCTCTCGGACCGCGTGATGCAGATGGGCGCTGCGGGCGTGATGGTCGCGCCGCCCTCGGCGCTGCGCACGGACCAGCAACTCTACGGCTATTTCACCGGCGTTGCCGATGTCATCGGTGCCGACGTGCCGTTCGTTCTGCAGGACTTTCCGCTGGCGACGAGCGTGCAGATGTCAGCCGACCTCATCATCCGCATCATCCGCGACGTGCCAAGTTGCGTCATGCTCAAGCATGAGGACTGGCCGGGCCTTGCCAAAATCGACGCGCTGCGGGCGGCCGGGAGGAAGGATGGCCTGCGCCGCATCTCGATCCTCGCCGGCAATGGCGGGATGTTCCTGCCGGAGGAGTTGCGGCGCGGCAGCGACGGCGCCATGACCGGCTTTGGCTACCCCGAGATGATGGCCGACGTGCAGGCCGCGCATGACCGCGGCGATACGGACCGCGCACAGGACCTGTTCGACGCCTACTTGCCGCTGGCCCGCTACGAGCAGCAGCCGGGCCTCGGCCTCGCGCTGCGCAAGGCGATCCTCGCGCGGCGCGGCGCGATTGCCTCGGCCCATGCGCGTAGGCCCGCGCCCAAACTGTCCCCGGCCGACATGGCGGATATCGAATTCCTCATCACCCGCCAGGAGCGTCGCCTGAAGGAGCTGAACTGA
- a CDS encoding amino acid ABC transporter permease, whose translation MEQLGQYFFNFGRLAGYWPDIWAGFFVTLQMSVLTVLLGIPLGLGLAILRLYQVRPVSLLIVFFVDFFRAIPQLVLVVLFFFALPVTGLVLSPFLATVTALALILAAFAEEIFWGGFLSVPKGQWEAGRSTGLGFNQTLFSVILPQVVRMTIPPLTNRAIGISKGTTLGSVIAVPELLNVTSSIQSNIANPTALTIGAVLFLLIFLPFVRFTRWLERVFKGPVHA comes from the coding sequence ATGGAACAACTCGGCCAGTACTTCTTCAATTTCGGTCGTCTGGCGGGCTATTGGCCCGATATCTGGGCCGGCTTTTTCGTCACGCTGCAGATGTCCGTCCTGACGGTGCTGCTGGGGATACCGCTGGGCCTCGGCCTCGCCATCCTGCGGCTCTACCAGGTTCGGCCCGTTAGCCTGCTGATTGTCTTTTTCGTCGATTTCTTCCGCGCGATTCCGCAGCTGGTGCTGGTCGTGCTGTTCTTCTTTGCGCTGCCGGTGACGGGCCTTGTCCTCAGCCCGTTCCTTGCGACGGTGACGGCATTGGCGCTGATCCTGGCGGCCTTTGCCGAGGAAATCTTCTGGGGCGGGTTCCTGTCCGTGCCCAAGGGCCAGTGGGAGGCGGGCCGTTCGACCGGCCTCGGCTTCAACCAGACGCTGTTCAGCGTGATCCTGCCGCAGGTCGTGCGCATGACGATCCCGCCACTGACCAACCGCGCGATCGGCATCTCCAAGGGCACGACGCTCGGTTCGGTCATCGCGGTGCCCGAACTGCTGAACGTCACATCCTCCATCCAGTCCAACATCGCCAATCCCACGGCACTGACCATCGGGGCGGTTTTGTTCCTGCTGATCTTCCTGCCATTCGTCCGCTTCACCCGCTGGCTAGAGCGCGTGTTCAAGGGACCGGTGCACGCATGA
- a CDS encoding substrate-binding periplasmic protein — protein MILRRISSLAATLALGTALAVGSGPALAQSADHPDDQKLMVAFDVGFAPFAFKEANGQITGFSYDFAEAIAKQLGRPGIEVADVNFSSIFAGLFSKRYEMVAAPANITEARAKEMLFAEPYMPTGLGVLVKKGGKVAGLEDLSGKIVTVNNGSTADKWAGEHEKEYGFTVQRFNKNADGVQAVMMGRAFANIADEPVSHYVTTQTPMAEVPFVIDTGNDFGLTFRKDDTEFRNRVDVAIECLKKDGTLAAIYKKWFGTEPEQGKSVTTIYPGYGAPNFDGYDATEHEPECK, from the coding sequence ATGATCCTGCGACGTATTTCGTCCCTCGCCGCTACGCTTGCGCTGGGAACGGCGCTTGCGGTAGGCAGCGGCCCGGCGCTGGCCCAGTCGGCCGACCACCCCGACGACCAGAAGCTGATGGTGGCCTTCGACGTCGGCTTCGCCCCCTTCGCCTTCAAGGAAGCAAATGGCCAGATCACCGGCTTTTCCTATGATTTCGCCGAGGCCATCGCCAAGCAGCTGGGCCGCCCGGGGATCGAAGTCGCAGACGTGAACTTCTCGTCGATCTTCGCCGGCCTCTTCTCGAAGCGCTACGAGATGGTGGCAGCGCCCGCCAACATCACCGAGGCGCGCGCGAAGGAAATGCTGTTCGCCGAACCATACATGCCGACCGGCCTCGGAGTGCTGGTCAAGAAGGGCGGCAAGGTCGCGGGCCTCGAGGACCTGTCCGGCAAAATCGTCACCGTGAACAACGGATCGACGGCCGACAAATGGGCCGGCGAGCACGAAAAGGAATACGGCTTTACCGTTCAGCGGTTCAACAAGAACGCCGATGGCGTTCAGGCCGTGATGATGGGCCGCGCCTTCGCCAACATCGCCGACGAGCCGGTGTCGCATTATGTCACGACCCAGACCCCGATGGCCGAAGTGCCCTTCGTGATCGACACCGGTAACGATTTTGGCCTGACCTTCCGCAAGGACGACACCGAGTTCCGCAACCGTGTCGATGTCGCGATCGAGTGCCTCAAGAAGGACGGCACCCTGGCCGCGATCTACAAGAAGTGGTTCGGTACCGAGCCCGAGCAAGGCAAGTCCGTCACCACGATCTACCCCGGCTATGGCGCGCCCAATTTCGACGGCTATGACGCGACCGAGCACGAGCCGGAGTGCAAATGA
- a CDS encoding LysR family transcriptional regulator has translation MLINLRQIEVFRAIMTTGSISGAARLLSVSQPAVSRMLSYTEDRLKLKLFERGRGRVQPTLEARKLFEEVEQLHQSVNRINLIAEELRSGSSGTVRIAASPSPAQGYVPAAIAYFRQKHPQLRVELEILSLIDLIDKVSGNRVDLGVSILSIDNPTLTVEKLHQGELAVIFPAGHELEALKAVGPEDLVPYGIIGYGPDTPYGAMVRRALRSSADKVRFHTIVRFTAQACALVHAGAGVAIVDRFALSGNAWPNIVARRLVPRASCDLRLISSELQPMSHPTRLFVRALREYSQRQTEFALLPAAKPGRGKASAS, from the coding sequence ATGCTGATAAACCTGCGGCAGATTGAGGTGTTTCGCGCCATCATGACTACCGGCTCGATCTCGGGTGCCGCGCGTCTGCTGTCGGTTTCGCAGCCGGCCGTCAGCCGCATGCTGAGCTATACCGAGGATCGGCTGAAGCTGAAGCTGTTCGAGCGCGGCCGCGGCAGGGTGCAGCCGACGCTGGAGGCGCGAAAGCTGTTCGAGGAAGTCGAGCAGCTTCACCAATCGGTCAACCGAATCAACCTGATCGCCGAGGAATTGCGGTCCGGCAGCTCGGGCACGGTCCGCATTGCCGCCAGTCCCAGCCCGGCGCAGGGCTATGTCCCGGCCGCCATTGCCTATTTTCGACAAAAGCACCCGCAACTACGCGTGGAGCTTGAGATCCTCTCGCTCATCGACCTGATCGACAAGGTCAGCGGCAACCGCGTGGACCTGGGCGTGTCGATCCTGTCGATCGACAACCCGACGTTGACGGTCGAAAAGCTGCACCAAGGTGAGTTGGCCGTCATCTTTCCCGCCGGGCACGAGCTGGAGGCGCTAAAGGCAGTCGGGCCTGAGGACCTCGTACCTTACGGGATCATCGGCTACGGACCCGATACGCCTTATGGCGCGATGGTGCGCCGGGCGCTCCGCTCCAGTGCCGACAAGGTGCGGTTCCACACCATCGTGCGTTTCACCGCCCAGGCTTGCGCTCTGGTCCATGCCGGGGCGGGGGTCGCGATCGTCGACAGATTCGCACTCAGCGGGAATGCCTGGCCGAATATCGTCGCACGTCGGTTGGTGCCGCGGGCGAGCTGCGATCTGCGCCTGATCTCGTCCGAACTACAGCCGATGTCGCATCCGACGCGGCTGTTCGTGCGCGCTCTGCGTGAGTATTCCCAACGCCAGACCGAGTTTGCGCTGCTGCCCGCGGCCAAGCCCGGACGCGGAAAGGCGAGCGCATCATAA
- a CDS encoding amino acid ABC transporter ATP-binding protein, whose product MTETRPETSHDGNPVVVIENLHKSYGAVEVLKGIDLKVNAGEAVVIVGSSGSGKSTCLRCINRLEEPTSGRIAVGGHEVTGKGVDLNALRRRIGMVFQGIDLYPHLTAKQNVTLALRKVAGLSRAEADAKALHHLDVVGLSERANYYPSQLSGGQQQRVGIARSLALEPQVMLFDEPTSALDPELVGEVLSVMDKTRKLGMTMIVVTHEMQFAREVADRVVFMDQGVVLDSGTPEEILVTPRHQRIRDFVSRLRA is encoded by the coding sequence ATGACCGAGACGCGGCCCGAAACCTCGCATGACGGCAACCCTGTTGTCGTCATCGAGAACCTGCACAAGAGTTATGGCGCGGTCGAGGTCCTGAAAGGCATCGACCTCAAGGTGAACGCGGGCGAGGCAGTGGTCATCGTCGGCTCGTCCGGTTCGGGCAAGAGCACCTGCCTGCGCTGCATCAACCGCCTTGAGGAGCCGACGTCGGGTCGCATTGCGGTCGGCGGTCACGAGGTGACGGGTAAGGGGGTGGACCTGAACGCTCTCCGGCGGCGGATCGGCATGGTGTTCCAGGGCATCGATCTCTACCCGCACCTGACCGCCAAGCAGAACGTGACGCTTGCCCTGCGCAAGGTCGCCGGTCTGTCGAGGGCCGAGGCGGACGCAAAGGCCCTCCACCACCTCGACGTGGTGGGACTGTCCGAGCGGGCGAACTATTACCCCTCGCAACTCTCGGGCGGGCAGCAGCAGCGGGTGGGCATCGCCCGCTCGCTGGCGCTCGAGCCGCAGGTGATGCTGTTCGACGAGCCGACCTCGGCCCTCGATCCCGAGCTGGTGGGCGAGGTTCTGAGTGTCATGGACAAGACCCGCAAGCTGGGGATGACGATGATCGTCGTCACACACGAGATGCAGTTCGCGCGCGAGGTTGCCGACCGGGTGGTGTTCATGGACCAGGGCGTCGTGCTGGACAGCGGCACGCCCGAGGAGATCTTGGTCACGCCCCGTCACCAGCGGATCCGCGATTTCGTCAGCCGGCTGCGGGCCTGA
- a CDS encoding aspartate/glutamate racemase family protein: MSAQNSTIYVINPNSSTVVTAGIDAAMEPLRPCGLRIECVTLEGTPKGIQTQRDVDSIDGPLLNRAAQLEDSACGFVVACFSDPGMFALREQSRHPVLGIAECGMLTAMSLGQRIGVISILSTSIPRHMRLFGAMGIMDRIAADRAIGMGVADLADDARAVALMSETGRMLRDEDGADVLVMGCAGMARFRAAVEQAVGIPVVEPTQAAVGMMIGRVSLGWAGKTDAKAAR; encoded by the coding sequence ATGTCGGCGCAAAACAGCACGATCTACGTCATCAACCCGAACTCCAGCACCGTGGTAACCGCCGGGATCGACGCGGCGATGGAGCCGCTGCGCCCATGCGGCCTGCGCATCGAATGCGTCACGCTGGAAGGCACGCCCAAGGGTATCCAGACCCAGCGCGATGTCGATTCCATCGACGGCCCGCTGCTGAATCGCGCCGCCCAGCTGGAAGACAGCGCCTGCGGTTTCGTCGTCGCCTGCTTCAGCGATCCCGGCATGTTCGCCCTGCGCGAGCAGAGCCGTCACCCGGTTCTCGGGATTGCGGAATGCGGCATGTTGACCGCTATGAGCCTCGGCCAGCGGATCGGCGTCATCTCGATCCTCTCGACCTCGATCCCCCGGCACATGCGCCTGTTCGGCGCGATGGGCATCATGGACCGGATCGCCGCCGATCGTGCCATCGGGATGGGCGTGGCCGATCTGGCGGACGACGCCCGCGCGGTCGCGCTGATGAGCGAGACGGGCCGGATGCTGCGCGACGAGGACGGCGCGGACGTGCTGGTCATGGGCTGCGCAGGAATGGCGCGCTTTCGCGCCGCGGTCGAGCAGGCGGTCGGCATCCCGGTCGTCGAGCCGACGCAAGCCGCCGTCGGCATGATGATCGGCCGCGTCAGCCTCGGCTGGGCCGGCAAGACGGACGCGAAGGCGGCACGATGA
- a CDS encoding dihydroorotase has product MGDFDLVLSGRVVMDDGIIENGYVAVRDGRCIQVGTGHAPAAAERHELGQAWIMPGVIDGQVHCYSAGRTEGIGRASRAAAAGGITVMVDMPYDQPEPITNADLFRQKIATVEDEAHVDVALYATIAPENGLGAIPGLVEAGACAFKFSTFEANPTRFPRIGDDTLAEAFRLVKHSGLMCGVHNQDQELSRKNIARAIETGDTGWDAFGRANNTLVEDLATARIYELGALTGARAHAVHVSTSRGFEIAEMYKRAGHRASIETCVQYLMLNEEEHVRRFGARTKHYPPIRPRAQMEALWTHIAAGHCDFVSSDHVSWGLETKQAENFFDNMSGGPGLETLLPAFWTGCEEHGISPSMVTRQMCSGPARSFLLADKGRLAPGADADIVVLEPGRFIHDPSNSQAAVQWSSFEGREFSVRVAATYSRGKLVWDGKAIRNQAGDGQFLRPAA; this is encoded by the coding sequence ATGGGCGATTTCGATCTGGTTCTGAGCGGGCGCGTCGTGATGGACGACGGCATCATCGAGAACGGCTATGTTGCCGTGCGTGATGGACGCTGCATTCAGGTCGGCACCGGCCACGCCCCCGCCGCGGCCGAGCGGCACGAGCTGGGACAGGCATGGATCATGCCCGGCGTCATCGATGGCCAGGTGCACTGCTACAGCGCAGGCCGGACCGAAGGCATCGGCCGCGCGTCACGCGCCGCGGCCGCCGGCGGCATCACCGTCATGGTGGACATGCCCTATGACCAGCCCGAGCCGATCACCAATGCCGACCTGTTCCGCCAGAAGATCGCCACCGTCGAGGACGAGGCACATGTCGATGTCGCCCTCTACGCCACGATCGCCCCTGAAAACGGGCTGGGCGCCATTCCCGGTCTCGTCGAGGCGGGGGCCTGCGCCTTCAAGTTCTCGACCTTCGAGGCAAACCCGACCCGCTTCCCCCGGATTGGCGATGACACGTTGGCCGAGGCCTTTCGCCTGGTGAAGCACTCGGGCCTGATGTGCGGTGTGCACAACCAGGACCAGGAGCTGAGCCGCAAGAACATCGCCCGCGCCATCGAGACAGGCGACACCGGCTGGGACGCCTTTGGCCGCGCGAACAACACGCTGGTCGAGGATCTGGCCACCGCCCGCATCTACGAGTTGGGCGCTTTGACCGGCGCCCGGGCGCACGCGGTCCATGTTTCGACCTCGCGCGGGTTCGAGATCGCCGAGATGTACAAGCGCGCCGGCCACCGCGCCAGCATCGAGACCTGCGTGCAATACCTGATGCTGAACGAAGAAGAGCATGTGCGCCGCTTTGGCGCCCGCACAAAGCACTATCCCCCGATCCGGCCACGCGCCCAGATGGAGGCGCTGTGGACGCATATCGCTGCCGGGCATTGCGATTTCGTCTCGTCCGACCACGTGTCCTGGGGTCTGGAGACAAAGCAGGCCGAGAACTTCTTTGACAACATGTCCGGCGGCCCGGGCCTTGAAACCTTGCTGCCCGCCTTCTGGACCGGCTGTGAAGAGCACGGGATCTCGCCCAGCATGGTCACCCGGCAGATGTGCAGTGGTCCGGCGCGATCCTTCCTCCTAGCGGACAAGGGCCGCCTCGCGCCCGGCGCTGACGCCGACATCGTCGTGCTGGAGCCGGGCCGCTTCATCCACGATCCGTCGAACAGCCAGGCCGCCGTGCAGTGGAGTTCCTTTGAGGGACGCGAGTTCAGCGTGCGCGTCGCCGCGACCTACAGCCGCGGCAAGCTTGTCTGGGACGGCAAGGCGATCCGCAACCAGGCGGGCGATGGCCAGTTCCTGCGTCCTGCAGCCTGA
- a CDS encoding amino acid ABC transporter permease — protein MNEIILNFFNLEILREVAPLLVQGFWMTLKLSVVSIPLAAALGLALAITQGASGRIGRTLVIAYVDVFRSIPPLVLLIFIFYALPFLGLRLTEFPAAILALVLNGASYFAEIFRAGLESVPKGQHEAARSTGLGWRQSMQYVIIPQGTRNVMPDLVSNTLELAKQTSIASAVALQELLRSAQLAQGMTYNATPLIAAAVVYFLLFWPFVRLVSRLHQTSGSGAG, from the coding sequence ATGAACGAAATCATCCTCAACTTCTTCAACCTGGAAATCCTGCGCGAGGTCGCGCCCCTTCTGGTCCAGGGCTTCTGGATGACGCTGAAACTCAGCGTCGTTTCGATTCCCTTGGCCGCGGCGCTGGGCCTTGCATTGGCGATCACCCAGGGCGCGAGTGGCCGGATCGGGCGCACGCTGGTCATCGCCTATGTGGATGTGTTCCGCTCGATCCCCCCACTGGTCCTGCTGATTTTCATCTTCTACGCGCTGCCGTTCCTCGGTCTGCGGCTGACCGAGTTTCCGGCGGCGATCCTCGCGCTCGTCCTGAACGGGGCCAGCTACTTTGCGGAAATCTTTCGCGCCGGGCTCGAGTCCGTTCCCAAAGGCCAGCATGAGGCTGCACGATCAACCGGCCTCGGGTGGCGGCAGAGCATGCAATACGTCATCATCCCGCAGGGCACGCGCAACGTGATGCCGGACCTCGTCAGCAACACGCTGGAGCTGGCCAAGCAGACGTCCATCGCATCGGCTGTCGCGCTGCAAGAGTTGTTGCGCTCGGCCCAGCTGGCGCAGGGCATGACCTACAACGCGACGCCGCTGATTGCCGCGGCCGTAGTCTATTTCCTGCTCTTCTGGCCATTCGTCCGGCTGGTCTCACGCCTGCACCAGACATCGGGGTCGGGTGCCGGATGA
- a CDS encoding ABC transporter substrate-binding protein — MFQGSRKWLASLVLGATLALPAGAQAPATPTPGGTLNMIAQPEPPMLMVGLNTQGPTLYVGGQIYESLLTYGTDLKPLPSLAKSWEVSDDGLTYTFHLQEGVKWHDGQPFSADDVVFTGESFLTEAHPRWRLIHSTYVESVTAPDPNTVVFKLKTPFSAFINAFELSSFPIIPKHLYEGTDYRTNPANQTPVGTGPFKLQEWKRGSYIHLVKNPEYWKKDRPYLDELYFRIIPDAASRAVAFEQGTVDVLRGGDVEGFEVQRLAELPGVQSTTAGWEYYSPLAFMPMDLRKPPFDNKLVRQAVMHAIDRDFIAQSIMFGQAKAATGPIASTTKYYTADTPTYPFDIEKAMALIKESGVDLKANPIEIMPLPYGPQWERLVEYVRQQLDQVGFATTIKAVDAGGWSQAMSDLDFNMSVNFTYQYGDPALGVARHYLSNNIIKGTPYGNNGGYVNPKVDELFAKAAQATDEATAAAAYTEVQKILVDDVPVIWLFELQNTTLMHDKVHDLVRTGIGLNEVMDEAWISK, encoded by the coding sequence ATGTTTCAGGGATCCAGAAAGTGGCTTGCGAGCCTTGTTCTAGGGGCGACACTGGCCTTGCCGGCGGGGGCGCAGGCACCGGCGACACCGACGCCGGGCGGCACATTGAACATGATCGCGCAGCCCGAGCCACCGATGTTGATGGTCGGCCTCAACACCCAGGGGCCGACGCTTTACGTCGGCGGGCAGATCTACGAAAGCCTGCTGACCTACGGCACCGACCTGAAACCACTGCCCAGCCTCGCGAAAAGCTGGGAGGTCTCGGACGACGGGCTGACCTACACCTTCCATCTGCAGGAGGGGGTCAAGTGGCATGACGGCCAGCCCTTCAGCGCGGACGATGTCGTATTCACCGGCGAATCCTTCCTGACCGAGGCGCATCCGCGTTGGCGCCTGATCCATTCGACCTATGTCGAAAGCGTCACCGCGCCCGATCCGAACACGGTCGTCTTCAAGCTCAAGACGCCGTTCTCGGCCTTCATCAATGCGTTCGAGCTGAGTTCATTCCCGATCATCCCCAAGCACCTCTATGAGGGGACCGATTATCGCACTAACCCGGCGAACCAGACCCCCGTCGGGACCGGACCGTTCAAGCTGCAGGAATGGAAGCGCGGCTCGTATATCCACCTGGTGAAGAACCCTGAATACTGGAAGAAGGATCGCCCTTATCTGGACGAGCTTTACTTCCGCATTATTCCCGACGCCGCATCGCGTGCGGTCGCGTTCGAGCAGGGGACGGTCGACGTCCTTCGCGGCGGCGATGTCGAGGGTTTCGAGGTGCAGCGCCTCGCCGAACTGCCGGGCGTTCAGTCCACCACCGCGGGCTGGGAGTACTACTCGCCGCTGGCCTTCATGCCGATGGACCTGCGCAAGCCGCCGTTCGACAACAAGCTGGTGCGCCAGGCGGTGATGCACGCCATCGACCGCGACTTCATCGCCCAGTCGATCATGTTCGGCCAGGCGAAGGCCGCCACCGGCCCGATCGCCTCGACGACCAAGTACTACACCGCCGACACGCCGACCTATCCCTTTGACATCGAGAAGGCCATGGCGCTGATCAAGGAATCGGGCGTCGATCTGAAGGCCAACCCGATCGAGATCATGCCCTTGCCTTACGGCCCCCAGTGGGAGCGTCTGGTCGAATATGTCCGCCAGCAGCTGGATCAGGTCGGCTTCGCGACGACCATCAAGGCGGTGGACGCGGGCGGCTGGTCGCAGGCCATGTCCGACCTCGATTTCAACATGTCGGTCAACTTCACCTACCAGTATGGTGATCCGGCGCTGGGCGTTGCGCGGCACTATCTGTCGAACAACATCATCAAGGGCACGCCCTACGGCAACAACGGCGGCTATGTGAATCCAAAGGTGGACGAGTTGTTCGCCAAGGCCGCGCAGGCGACCGACGAGGCGACGGCCGCCGCGGCCTATACCGAGGTCCAAAAGATCCTGGTCGACGACGTGCCGGTGATCTGGCTGTTCGAGTTGCAGAACACCACGCTGATGCACGACAAGGTCCACGACCTGGTCCGCACGGGCATCGGCCTAAACGAGGTGATGGACGAAGCCTGGATCTCGAAATAA
- a CDS encoding flavin reductase family protein translates to MDWSVSELTEREVYKLLVNTVLPRPIALVTSLDAKGGINAAPFSFFNVFSHAPPLVVLGIEGRAGDPDEPMGLKDTLNNIRSTGEFVVNLVDRAMLPAMNACAVDHAPGVDELALAGLEAVPSRAVAPPRIAASPVQFECRETVTLAVGRRQRMLVLGEIIHIWVRDGATNERLHVDIDALDLVGRLHGADWYVSLRERFQSPRK, encoded by the coding sequence ATGGACTGGTCGGTATCCGAACTCACCGAGCGCGAGGTCTACAAGCTCCTCGTCAATACGGTTCTTCCGCGGCCCATCGCGCTCGTCACCAGCCTTGACGCAAAGGGCGGGATCAACGCGGCGCCGTTCAGTTTTTTCAATGTCTTCAGCCATGCCCCTCCGCTTGTGGTTCTGGGTATCGAGGGGCGCGCGGGGGATCCTGATGAACCCATGGGCCTCAAGGACACGCTGAACAACATCCGCAGCACCGGCGAGTTCGTGGTGAACCTGGTGGACCGGGCGATGCTGCCGGCGATGAACGCCTGCGCGGTCGACCACGCACCGGGCGTCGACGAGCTTGCCCTCGCGGGGCTTGAGGCAGTTCCCTCGCGCGCCGTCGCGCCGCCCCGCATCGCCGCCTCGCCGGTGCAGTTCGAATGCCGCGAGACCGTGACCCTTGCTGTCGGGCGGCGCCAGCGGATGCTGGTTTTGGGCGAGATCATCCACATCTGGGTGCGCGACGGTGCCACCAACGAACGCCTGCATGTGGATATCGACGCGCTCGATCTCGTCGGGCGGCTGCACGGCGCAGACTGGTACGTCTCCCTGCGCGAGCGCTTTCAGTCGCCAAGAAAATAG
- a CDS encoding FAD-binding oxidoreductase translates to MSSLAEELRAIVGDRHVLQSEAEMAPYLVDWMGKYHGQAQLVVSPGTTAEVSDTVRACARHGAIVVPQGGNTSLSGGATPGSAGAVVLSTRRLRTLRRVDPVGNTITAEAGCILAEVQQAAQSAGRYFPLSLGAEGSCTIGGNVATSAGGVAVLRYGNMRDLTLGVEVVLPDGRLFDGLRDLRKDSTGYSLRDLFVGSEGTLGIITAATLRLFPTPRASVTAMASVEGLDQAVSLLNQINDHCGDRLSAFEYISGACLSVIAKHVPSAPLPLPAASDAVLIELTDSHADAPLAAMLEEQLVTASEAGLISDAVVAQNAAQAGAFWKVREAISEALVREGGSAKHDVAVPVSSLPEFVADADAAVQRVMPGARPVIFGHLGDGNLHYNLLRPVDAGNAFPGWDRVTSGVHAVVSQYRGSISAEHGIGQLRVGEMPAFKGEIELELMQRIKGLLDPQGLFNPGKLLPL, encoded by the coding sequence ATGAGCAGCCTTGCCGAGGAACTGCGCGCCATAGTCGGCGACAGGCATGTCCTGCAGTCCGAGGCAGAGATGGCGCCTTATCTGGTCGACTGGATGGGGAAATATCACGGCCAGGCGCAGCTAGTCGTCTCGCCCGGCACGACCGCGGAAGTCTCGGATACCGTCCGGGCCTGCGCCCGCCATGGCGCGATCGTGGTCCCGCAGGGCGGAAACACCAGCCTCTCAGGCGGGGCGACGCCGGGCTCTGCGGGGGCGGTGGTCCTGTCCACTCGCCGGCTGCGGACGCTGCGGCGTGTCGATCCGGTCGGCAATACCATCACGGCAGAGGCCGGCTGCATCCTGGCCGAGGTCCAGCAGGCCGCACAATCCGCTGGCCGCTACTTTCCCCTCAGCCTCGGGGCGGAGGGCAGTTGCACCATTGGCGGCAATGTCGCGACGAGTGCCGGCGGCGTTGCCGTGCTGCGCTATGGCAACATGCGCGACCTGACCCTTGGCGTCGAGGTGGTGCTGCCGGACGGCCGCCTGTTCGACGGGCTGCGCGATCTGCGCAAGGACAGCACCGGCTATTCGCTGCGCGATCTCTTCGTCGGCTCGGAAGGCACGCTCGGGATCATCACTGCGGCGACGCTGCGCCTGTTCCCGACCCCGCGCGCCTCCGTCACCGCCATGGCCAGTGTCGAGGGTCTGGATCAGGCGGTGTCGCTGCTCAACCAGATCAACGATCATTGTGGCGACCGCCTGTCGGCCTTCGAATACATCAGCGGCGCCTGCCTGTCGGTGATCGCCAAGCATGTTCCGTCAGCCCCCCTGCCCTTGCCCGCCGCAAGTGACGCGGTGCTGATCGAACTGACCGACAGTCACGCGGATGCGCCCTTGGCTGCCATGCTTGAGGAGCAACTGGTCACCGCAAGCGAAGCAGGGCTGATTTCCGACGCCGTCGTGGCACAGAACGCCGCCCAGGCCGGGGCCTTCTGGAAGGTCCGCGAGGCGATCTCGGAGGCTCTGGTCCGCGAGGGCGGCAGCGCCAAACATGACGTGGCGGTCCCCGTCTCGTCGCTGCCGGAATTCGTCGCTGATGCGGATGCGGCCGTCCAGCGAGTGATGCCGGGCGCGCGGCCGGTGATCTTTGGCCACCTCGGCGATGGCAACCTGCACTACAACCTGCTGCGTCCCGTGGACGCAGGCAACGCCTTTCCGGGCTGGGATCGCGTGACCAGCGGGGTTCATGCCGTCGTGTCGCAGTACCGCGGCTCGATCAGCGCCGAGCACGGGATAGGCCAGTTGCGCGTAGGCGAGATGCCTGCGTTCAAGGGCGAGATCGAACTGGAACTGATGCAGCGCATCAAGGGCCTTCTCGACCCGCAGGGCCTGTTCAACCCCGGCAAACTTCTACCACTCTGA